A single genomic interval of Camelina sativa cultivar DH55 chromosome 11, Cs, whole genome shotgun sequence harbors:
- the LOC104727059 gene encoding dicarboxylate transporter 2.1, chloroplastic: protein MESFALHSLSTTATSTLLSHHHPSRLSLLRRTSSRSPPSTISLRSQPLSFPLLKPIPRFSTRIAAAPQDNAPPTPPPPPPPPPSTPSLQLPQGAKLVPLILSVSVGLILRFAVSVPEGVTPQGWQLLSIFLSTIAGLVLSPLPVGAWAFIGLTASVVTKTLSFSAAFSAFTSEVIWLIVISFFFARGFVKTGLGDRIATYFVKWLGKSTLGLSYGLTLSEALIAPAMPSTTARAGGIFLPIIKSLSLSAGSKPGDPSSKKLGSYLIQSQFQCAGNSSALFLTAAAQNLLCLKLAEELGVVIANPWVSWFKAASLPAIISLLCTPYILYKLYPPETKDTPDAPGIAAMKLKQMGPVTKNEWIMVGTMLLAVTLWICGETLGIPSVVAAMIGLSILLLLGVLNWDDCLSEKSAWDTLAWFAVLVGMAGQLTNLGVVTWMSDCVAKALQSLSLGWPAAFGLLQAAYFFIHYLFASQTGHVGALFSAFLAMNIAAGVPGIVAALALAYNTNLFGALTHYSSGQAAVYYGAGYVDLPDVFKIGFVMATINAIIWGVVGTFWWKFLGLY, encoded by the exons ATGGAGAGTTTCGCTCTTCACTCTCTCTCCACCACCGCCACTTCCACCTTACTCTCTCATCACCATccctctcgtctctctcttctccgcCGTACCTCCTCGAGATCTCCGCCTTCAACAATCTCCCTCCGATCTCAACCTCTCTCCTTCCCTCTCCTCAAACCAATCCCCAGATTCTCCACACGAATCGCCGCCGCACCACAAGACAACGCTCCccctactcctcctcctcctcctcctcctcctccatcaacTCCGTCTCTTCAATTGCCACAAGGAGCAAAACTCGTCCCTCTGATTCTCTCCGTCTCCGTCGGTCTTATCCTCCGATTTGCTGTCTCTGTACCGGAAGGAGTCACACCACAAGGCTGGCAGCTACTCTCGATCTTCCTCTCAACAATCGCAGGTCTCGTCCTTAGTCCTCTCCCAGTCGGAGCTTGGGCTTTCATCGGCCTCACCGCTTCAGTCGTCACAAAGACGCTCTCTTTCTCAGCCGCTTTCTCGGCTTTCACAAGCGAGGTCATCTGGTTGATCgttatctctttcttcttcgctCGTGGCTTCGTTAAAACAGGTCTCGGCGATAGGATCGCTACTTACTTTGTCAAATGGCTTGGTAAGAGTACTTTAGGTTTATCTTATGGTCTCACGCTTAGTGAAGCTTTGATTGCTCCTGCAATGCCTAGTACTACCGCTAGAGCTGGTGGCATTTTCTTGCCCATCATCAAGTCTCTCTCGCTTTCTGCTGGAAGTAAACCGGGAGATCCTTCTTCCAAGAAACTAGGGTCTTACCTGATTCAATCTCAGTTCCAG TGCGCCGGGAACTCTAGTGCTCTTTTCTTGACTGCTGCAGCTCAGAATTTGCTGTGTCTCAAGTTAGCTGAGGAGCTTGGAGTAGTGATCGCAAACCCGTGGGTTTCTTGGTTTAAGGCTGCTAGTTTACCCGCTATCATATCACTTCTTTGTACTCCATATATCCTCTACAAGCTTTATCCTCCCGAAACCAAGGACACACCGGATGCTCCAGGTATTGCTGCAATGAAGCTCAAGCAAATGGGCCCTGTCACTAAAAATGAATGGATCATGGTTGGTACAATGCTTCTTGCTGTCACTCTTTGGATCTGCGG GGAGACCCTCGGAATACCAAGTGTTGTAGCTGCTATGATCGGTCTCTCCATACTTCTTCTGCTTGGTGTCCTCAATTGGGACGATTGCCTAAGCGAAAAATCAGCATGGGACACATTAGCTTGGTTTGCTGTCTTGGTGGGAATGGCAGGACAGCTCACAAACCTCGGTGTTGTAACATGGATGTCTGACTGTGTAGCGAAAGCTCTCCAATCTCTCTCCTTGGGCTGGCCTGCTGCGTTTGGACTTCTCCAAGCGGCTTACTTCTTCATTCACTACCTTTTTGCAAGCCAAACGGGTCATGTCGGAGCGCTCTTCTCAGCTTTCCTTGCTATGAATATAGCAGCAGGTGTTCCGGGGATTGTAGCTGCACTTGCTTTAGCTTACAACACCAATCTATTTGGTGCTTTGACTCATTACAGTAGCGGTCAAGCCGCTGTTTACTATGGAG CGGGTTATGTTGATCTGCCTGATGTATTCAAGATTGGATTCGTGATGGCGACGATCAATGCGATAATCTGGGGAGTAGTTGGAACTTTCTGGTGGAAATTTTTGGGTCTCTACTAA
- the LOC104727060 gene encoding bifunctional riboflavin biosynthesis protein RIBA 1, chloroplastic-like — MSSINLSSSSPSTISLSRSRLSQSSTTLLHGLHRVSLPSKNLSSVSIKNTGKVKAAVISREDDLLSFTNGNAPLSNESLIVDRTEEEEEEANPVSLGTLAADSAPAPANGFVAEDDDFELDLPTPGFSSIPQAIEDIRQGKFVVVVDDEDRENEGDLVMAAQLATPEAMAFIVKHGTGIVCVSMKDDDLERLHLPLMVNQKENEEKLSTAFTVTVDAKHGTTTGVSARDRATTILSLASRDSKPEDFNRPGHIFPLKYREGGVLKRAGHTEASVDLTVLAGLDPVGVLCEIVDDDGSMARLPKLREFAAENNLKIVSIADLIRYRRKSDKLVERSSAARIPTMWGPFTAYCYKSILDGIEHIAMVKGEISDGQEILVRVHSECLTGDIFGSARCDCGNQLALAMQQIESNGRGVLVYLRGHEGRGIGLGHKLRAYNLQDAGRDTVEANEELGLPVDSREYGIGAQILRDLGVRTMKLMTNNPAKYVGLKGYGLAIVGRIPLLSLITKENKRYLETKRTKMGHMYGLKFNGDVVEKTTESETES, encoded by the exons ATGTCTTCGATCAATCTCTCTTCATCGTCTCCTTCCACCATATCTCTTTCCCGCTCAag ATTGAGCCAAAGCTCTACCACATTGCTCCATGGACTACACCGTGTTAGTTTACCATCTAAAAACTTATCATCAGTTTCTATTAAAAACACTGGAAAAGTTAAAGCTGCAGTGATCTCTAGAGAAGATGATCTGCTCTCATTCACCAACGGGAACGCTCCTCTTTCAAATGAATCTCTCATTGTTGATCggaccgaagaagaagaagaagaggctaaTCCTGTTTCACTTGGAACACTTGCTGCAGATTCTGCTCCTGCACCAGCCAATGGTTTTGTTGCTGAAGATGATGACTTTGAGTTGGATCTACCTACTCCAGGTTTCTCTTCTATCCCTCAGGCCATTGAAGATATACGCCAAGGAAAG TTTGTGGTGGTTGTGGATGATGAAGATAGAGAAAACGAAGGGGATTTGGTAATGGCTGCTCAATTAGCAACACCTGAAGCTATGGCTTTTATTGTGAAACATGGAACTGGGATAGTTTGTGTGAGCATGAAAGACGATGATCTTGAGAGATTGCACCTTCCTCTAATGGTTAATCAGAAGGAGAACGAAGAAAAGCTCTCTACTGCATTCACAGTGACTGTG GATGCCAAACATGGTACAACAACTGGAGTATCAGCTCGTGATCGGGCCACAACGATATTGTCTCTTGCATCAAGAGACTCTAAGCCCGAGGATTTCAACCGTCCAGGTCATATTTTTCCGCTGAAGTATCGTGAAGGCGGGGTTCTGAAAAGGGCTGGACACACTGAAGCATCTGTTGATCTTACTGTTTTAGCTGGACTGGATCCTGTTGGAGTGCTTTGTgaaattgttgatgatgatggttccATGGCCAGATTACCAAAGCTCCGTGAATTTGCAGCTGAGAATAACCTAAAAATTGTATCCATCGCAGATTTGATCAG ATATAGAAGGAAGAGCGACAAACTTGTAGAGCGTTCTTCTGCTGCTCGGATCCCGACAATGTGGGGACCTTTCACAGCTTACTGCTATAAGTCCATATTAGACGGAATAGAGCACATTGCAATGGTTAAG GGTGAGATTAGTGACGGTCAAGAGATTCTCGTGAGGGTTCATTCCGAATGTCTCACAGGAGACATATTTGGGTCTGCAAGGTGCGATTGCGGGAACCAGCTAGCTCTTGCGATGCAGCAGATCGAGTCTAATGGTCGCGGTGTGTTGGTTTACCTTCGCGGACATGAAGGAAGAGGGATTGGTTTAGGACACAAGCTTCGAGCTTACAATCTGCAAGATGCTGGTCGAGACACGGTTGAAGCTAATGAGGAATTAGGACTTCCTGTTGATTCTAGAGAGTATGGGATTGGTGCACAG ATACTGAGGGATTTAGGCGTGAGGACGATGAAGTTGATGACGAATAATCCAGCTAAATACGTTGGCCTGAAGGGATATGGATTAGCCATTGTTGGGAGAATCCCTCTCTTAAGTCTCATCACAAAGGAGAATAAGCGATACTTAGAGACAAAACGGACCAAGATGGGTCACATGTATGGCTTGAAGTTCAATGGCGATGTTGTGGAGAAGACTACTGAGTCTGAAACTGAGTCCTAA